The Brassica oleracea var. oleracea cultivar TO1000 chromosome C7, BOL, whole genome shotgun sequence sequence ATAATCAGCAAACTGTTTAGCCTTTTTTAAAACAGATCTCCAGGAAGTAATTTACTTAGGACCATGGGATACATAACAAAACTTAATAATAGAAAAGAGACTTACATAAAACTAACCTATACTTCGTATATTCCCTCTTTAACTCCTAATTCACCAATGGAGAGTCCTCCGATGTAAACGGTTCTAAATTCTGAATAAACTATATATAGAACACACAACTATCCATAAAGTCTAGGCATGCACCATCGTCTCCAATCTTTCTTCTTCTTCTTCTTTTAGGCGTCTTCGTAATCAGAGAACCCTAATCTTTTCTTCTTGATTTCTTCAAATGCATCACAAGGCTTCAAGCAGAGACACCAACAGCCAGAACTTTCCAAAACTCAAGAGTGTAGAAACTGATCCAGATCCTGACATTTATGACATAACATACGTCGATGTCTCTCCCTCTGTCGGCTCCACTTCTCCTTTATCCAAATCCCCATGGATCGCACACGTCGATCCCACCGACCTGGAACCGCCCCATTCGGGGATAAAGTCCACAGCCAACACAAGAGAACCTAAAAACTACTCACCTAACATCCTCATGGGCTCTCTCTTCCGCGAAGAAGGCCATATCTATTCTCTAGCCACATCTGGCGACCTACTCTACACGGGATCTGACTCCAAGAACATTAGGGTTTGGAAAAACCAAACCGAGTTCTCGAGTTTTAAATCCAACAGCGGTTTGGTCAAAGCCATTGTCCTAGCCGGAGACAAGATCTTCACGGGACATCAAGACGGGAAGATCCGCGTGTGGAAAATCTCGTCCAAAGACTCCAACATCTTTCGCCGTATAGGTACCATGCCCGTGTTTCGAGACTACCTCAGAAACTCCATCACGCCTTCTTCTTACTTCAGCTTCATGAGAAAGAACCCGACCAGCACCAGCGCTCAGGGGTTCCGCCACGTGGACGCGATCTCGTGCCTCACGTTGAGCGAAGACAACAAGCTTTTGTATTCCGGGTCGTGGGACCAAACGTTTAAAGTGTGGAGGATCTCGGACCTCAGATGCTTGGAGTCGGTGAAGGCCCACGATGACGCCGTAAACGCCGTCGTTTCGGGTTTCGACGGTTTGGTTTTCTCCGGTTCGGCGGACGGTACGGTTAAGGTGTGGAGGAGAGAGGACCAAGCCAAGGAGACGAAACATTTCTTCTCCGAGACGCTGCTGAAACAAGACTGCGCCGTTACGGCGATCGCGGTTGATCAGAGCGCGACGTTAGTTTACTGCGGTTCGTCTGACGGAACCGTTAACTTCTGGGAGCGGGATAATAACATGAAAAACGGCGGCGTTTTGAAGGGGCATAAACTCGCCGTGCTATGCCTCGTGGCTGCGGGGAGCTTGTTGTTCAGCGGCTCGGCTGATCTCGGGATTCGCGTTTGGAGGAGACCGGAGCGTGGTGACGGCAGAGGCGGAGACGTTGGAGGAGGATTGCACGTGTGTATTGCGGTGTTGAAGGGACATGCAGGTCCGGTGAAGTGTATGGCAGTGGAGAGAGATCAAGAATCGGCTTCCGGTGAGAAACGGTGGATCGTGTACAGTGGGAGTTTAGATAGGTCGGTGAAGATGTGGCGTGTGTCGGAGAGTTCCCCGCCGATTGAAGACCAGTCATCGGATCCGTTTGATAGTCCGACTGAATTAACGATGGCTCCTAGCTTCTCGGGTCAAGGGAGAGAATGAACCCCCAAACAATAGTTTTGTTTCGTTTTGTTATGTGTAACGATTTACATTTTTTTCTTCATTTTAATTTGGTAAATTATATTCGTTAATTATTTCTTTTTTTTAACATGGTAAAATGTTCTCGTTAATTATTTTGTCTTTCTTGTTAACATCATCTCATCTACTTGATCGAGTGTTAGGCATAAATCATAAAGCTAAGGGATAATACAAGTTCCTGTAATAAGGCTTGCATTTTTGTTATCATTCTCAGAGCAAAGTCCAACAATGATCCTTAGTTGGAGTCTTTGAAAAAATAAATTATTATAAAACTATGTGGATTCCACGATTTTTAGGTTTCTGTGCAAGTCGGTGTTCTTAAATTCCTCCGCTAAGGATTCAATTCGGTGGAGTCTGGTAACTATTCGCGGACCCCACTAACATTTGGCGGCCCGCGATTGGTTAGATTTTTTTTTTTTAATCTGAAAAAAAAATAGTTAAAAAAATAGAAAATCATTTTTTTAAGGATTTTAATGGGGGTACACGGTTGCAGATGCTCTTAGGTCTCGGCATTAATTTAGG is a genomic window containing:
- the LOC106305093 gene encoding myosin heavy chain kinase B-like, giving the protein MHHKASSRDTNSQNFPKLKSVETDPDPDIYDITYVDVSPSVGSTSPLSKSPWIAHVDPTDLEPPHSGIKSTANTREPKNYSPNILMGSLFREEGHIYSLATSGDLLYTGSDSKNIRVWKNQTEFSSFKSNSGLVKAIVLAGDKIFTGHQDGKIRVWKISSKDSNIFRRIGTMPVFRDYLRNSITPSSYFSFMRKNPTSTSAQGFRHVDAISCLTLSEDNKLLYSGSWDQTFKVWRISDLRCLESVKAHDDAVNAVVSGFDGLVFSGSADGTVKVWRREDQAKETKHFFSETLLKQDCAVTAIAVDQSATLVYCGSSDGTVNFWERDNNMKNGGVLKGHKLAVLCLVAAGSLLFSGSADLGIRVWRRPERGDGRGGDVGGGLHVCIAVLKGHAGPVKCMAVERDQESASGEKRWIVYSGSLDRSVKMWRVSESSPPIEDQSSDPFDSPTELTMAPSFSGQGRE